From Carassius auratus strain Wakin chromosome 9, ASM336829v1, whole genome shotgun sequence:
TTAATATCACTCTCTACAGAACTACTGTGAAATGAGTTGTAAGGTTAACTATATTATTATACTACAATACAGACAGAAGAGTAGTGAGTAATGAATAGAATAGAAGCCATTTTCAACCTCAACCCAAACAACCagctaaaaataatgaataagtcATGCAAATTTCTGAAAAtgcattagttaataaaaaactaaataagaaaAGCAAATGTAAAGCAAATGCATAATGAATATTAAAAGTTGCAAAGCCTTTGTGCAAAAGCAATCCCACTGCCGCCATAAAAAGATATTAGTGTTGAATAAATGGTTAGAGAAATGTGTTTCTGTGATGTGATGGATCCAGAGAAAGAAACAGAGTAAGGATGTGTGGTGTACCCTCAGGTGTCTCCACAACGGTGGTCTCAGCCCGAGCCTCCACAGCATCAGCGGCCACAGGTGCAGGGTCGAGCAGCTCTTCTGAAGGGGGTGCTGGTGTTCCTGCCTCAGCTTTGGACGATGCATCTTCAGGCTTAGCTGCAACATCTCCAGAAGCCTCAGAAACTCCTCCATGACTAGCTTCAACAGCAGTTTTTACTACTTCTGGAAGACTGGCTTCTGTAGGGACTTCTGGGACAACTTCTGCAGCAACTTTGACAGCATCTTCAGCTTTGACTTCTGGTTCCTTTTCAACAACAATCTCCTCCACAGCAGCTGTTTTAACATCTTTTGCGTTGTCCACTATCGTATCAGTAGTGTCGGCTTTAATGTATTCACTGGGCATTTCTGGAATCAATTCAGTTGTTGAGGATGATACCATAGGGGCAGGATCAATGAGGGTCTCATCTGATACATCTGGTTTGACACTTGGTGCAGGGACCTCTTCTGGTTTTGCTTTAGTCACAGTTTTTGCCTTTTCTTGAGCTTCTCCAAATGAGGCAGATTCAGGCAATGCTTTCTTTTCAACATGTTCAGTCGTCAGACCAGGAGCCTTCTTTTCAACATGTTCAGTCGTCAGACCAGGAGCCTTCTTTTCAACATGTTCAGTCGTCAGACCAGGAGCCTTCTTTTCAACATGTTCAGTCGTCAGACCAGGAGCTTTCTTTTCAACATGTTCAGTCGTCAGACCAGGAGCTTTCTTTTCAACATGTTCAGTCTTCAGACCAGGAGCTTTCTTCTCCTCTGCAGCTTTCTTTCCGGTTTCTGGCATTTCAGTCTTTGGTTTCTCATCATCAGAATCAGAGTCTGAATCAGAATCActggaggatgaggatgaagaagagCTATCGTCTTGATCTTTTTGTACTTTTGCCTCAACATCTGAGGCCTTACTTCCTTTGCTTTTTGTGGAGACTTCATTAGTAGGTGGGACTTCAGTGATCTTTGCCTCTTCAGCTGCTCTATCAGCGTCTAGACAGCCAGCTGTGGTCTCACTTGCAGCGGCTGTGGAAACAGCCTCAGTGATTTCAGACTCACCTAAAGCAACATCTTTGGAAAGAAATCCTGTGGCAGAGAGCTTAGAAGGGAAGGCAACTGTGGGCTTGTAGGCTAGAAGAGAGGCCCTCTCATCGGCTGAGGAAATGGTAAATGGGATAAAATACATGAGATTGTTTTTGTAGTTTATTACATTTGAGAAACCCTCCTGTTCAATGGAAATGTTAAACCCAGCAAACACCATAAGAAAGCCTTGCACACCCTAGCAAAGTCTCTTTAAAGCTTGTCAGTCCACTTAGCAACCTCCAAGGCAGTTTTATATCTAGGCATAAAGGCATGAAGGTATAGCAGAACTTGACTGTGGAAGAAACAAAATCtgtctgcttaaaaaaaaaaaaaaaaaaaaaaaataagttaaaatcaccaataaagtCTTACAAAAATGTAGGCTGAGCATTTTTTAGCAAAACCAGGGCTAAAAAGAGATTTTTCATTATAGCCCAGCTAATTTGCAAACACACTGCagagtaataatttaatttaaaagacaacatttaaataaaaaaggggtACTTATAGCAAATCATGGTTTATaagtgtgaaaaaagaaaaagaaaacatgaaaaacCCTTCAATATGTCCCATACCAAACAACATAATTAAAACCATTACTTTGCACAGTACTACAAATTGTTTGTGAAAATGTCACCTTCAACAGTAAAAGCACTAAAGATATCTGCATGACTATTCCTGTTCAAGGGATGCTTCAAAGGAAACTTGTGCATGCTTTTAAAACCAAATCATATAACTGCATGAGCTTCCATTGTATGTCCTCAACAGTTTCAGCCAAAAGTAAATGATGCTTTTGGAAGCACATGTCTTTAGAAAGCATGAGGTTGAAGGTATGGGATATAGTGATCTATTTCAGAGGCTAAGGGCCTGTCcaaaatacccacacttgcagtcttggccactttagagtgtgtgcatgtgacagGAAGTGCATGCACAAGACTGTCCCAGGTCTGAAAAGTGATAGTGACCTTAATGCAGACTAAACCCACACTAACCCTTATAGTGCTTCAGGGCAGTAATTGAGGCTAAGTGTATCCCATCATTCATCATGGAACTCATTTGCCccaaaattgtgagaaaatctTGATAAATTTGTCAGTTAAATTAGGAATTAGATCAAATTTGGAAGTAAAAAGAAAAGTGTTGCTACTGTTGCTCACTGCATTGGTGCACAGGATTTTatcactaaagcccctttcacactgcacgtcggacccgcaatattcccgtaacattgcctggtcgccttctgtgtgaaagcaaccacgtcccggaattgattaccgaatcgaacccgggtcggggacatagtaacattgcggtaatcgatccggaacgagcgctgtgtgaacaaaagccagatctaattccgtatcgaagtgatgacgcgcgttatcgcgcgacttttttaccggctgttttgaaggaagatcaacattcgcgacgaaaacatatgtgcaaactgtaatgtaGCACAGATCAGTTAGTTcttcactttccgcgctgacgccgagatcgtttgcttgcttcagttaaagtataacgtgccaagctttgtcgactcgtacattacacgtcatggctgatgtcacgtgtcgttacgggatcttcaagggttgtgtgtgaaagcacgcacatataccgggtcatcactggcagtgtgaaagtgccaaatctagcgaccagggaacaattacaggaacactttacccctgtatatgccggaatggcagtgtgaaaggggctttaaagAGACAAGTTCATAAATCCTAATCGTTAATTTCACACATtaatcctcatgttgttccaaacctttatgactgcgtttcttcagtagaatgtcaaataaattcagtctaAATGGCTGAAATCGCTTATATAacctttttttcacatttttaaaataagccattttgaagaatgtctgtAACCAAACAGGTACCTGTTTTGgtattttttgtccatacaacaAAAGTCAATGGGAATCAAAACTTTTTGGTTACCAGCATAATTTTCTTTTGGGTGAAatggcatgaggatgagtaaaaaatgatattattttcttttagggTGACCAATCCCTTTAATTAGAAGCATCACAATCAATAAATTGTGTCGTTGGTTTCATATGAGGACATCTAAACAGACattcattagtttattttaataagcaaaatatagattacttatttatataaaaaaaatatgaaaagattttttttcattatgttgtATGTCACCCCTAAAGTCGTCATGCCCACTCGAACTAAAGGAGATATACGTAATGTAAGTATAGACTCATGTAAGTGCAAAGACAAC
This genomic window contains:
- the LOC113108978 gene encoding neurofilament heavy polypeptide-like; amino-acid sequence: MATSLLRLGRLGSIKGVLREGWGTPRTSFIAALCTKTDVPPKTAKKAKASTDERASLLAYKPTVAFPSKLSATGFLSKDVALGESEITEAVSTAAASETTAGCLDADRAAEEAKITEVPPTNEVSTKSKGSKASDVEAKVQKDQDDSSSSSSSSSDSDSDSDSDDEKPKTEMPETGKKAAEEKKAPGLKTEHVEKKAPGLTTEHVEKKAPGLTTEHVEKKAPGLTTEHVEKKAPGLTTEHVEKKAPGLTTEHVEKKALPESASFGEAQEKAKTVTKAKPEEVPAPSVKPDVSDETLIDPAPMVSSSTTELIPEMPSEYIKADTTDTIVDNAKDVKTAAVEEIVVEKEPEVKAEDAVKVAAEVVPEVPTEASLPEVVKTAVEASHGGVSEASGDVAAKPEDASSKAEAGTPAPPSEELLDPAPVAADAVEARAETTVVETPEEKAPEKAPEPEPEPFDNSTYKNLQHHQYNIYTFSDMDVELSKYRLPQPSAGRR